The window GCCTGCTCCAGGGTCATCTGGACGCCATGCGCACCCTGCCGTTCCGCGTCACGCCGACCGCCGGTGACCACCGCGATCTGCTCGACACCTACTTCCGCAACGTCAGCGCGCCGACGACGGCGCCGTCGTGCGGGACGGGAACTCCGAACCCGCCGCAGGCGAGCTGGAGCGGGTACGTCTCCGCGAGCAGCACCGCGCGCTGTTCGTACGAGCCGGCGGGCGTCCCCATGTACCGCAAGGTGTTCGCGCCGGGCACCGGAGACATGCCACCGAGCTTCGCGATCGTCCTCAACACCTCCTTCGTCTCGCCCGGCACCACGCCGTTGGTGCTCACGCCCCCGGCCGGCTTCGACAGCCAGGTCGCAGGCAAGGACCGGCCGCCGTCCTCGCAGGTCGGCGTCACGGCCACCGTGCTCTACCGCGACCACGACCGCTGGAAGCCGGTGACGGTCTACACGCAGATCGCGTCGCGCACGCCCTCGGAGACGCGCCTCAAGCTCGACGCGCAGGGCACCGCGATCGAGGTCGGGTCGGCCCGGTCCAACGGGGAGAACATCACCCTGACCGGCGGGATGCTCGACCTCTCCGGCTCGCTCTCCACGACCAGTTCCGCCCGCGCGAACCTGACCGCGATGACCGCGTCGAGTTCGCTGACCGGACGTCAGTCCGGGGCGGCGCTGTCGGTCTCGGCGCCGTACACGAACATCGCGAACCTCAACGCGTCCGTCGGATCGCTCGGTTCCGGGTGCTCCGACCCGTGCTGGACCGCCACCGCCATCACCCCGTTCGTGCTCGCGGCCGACAACGGCCTGCCGCGGGCCGGCGTGAACGGCCTGGCCGGGTTCCTCAACCCGGTGCAGACCGTCAGCGTCGACGGGTTCTCGTTCCGGGCCGAGGCGCCGACCCTCCCCGGT of the Sporichthya polymorpha DSM 43042 genome contains:
- a CDS encoding type IV pilus modification PilV family protein, with the translated sequence MTELRRVGRWQRLRRRFALRRSDAGFSLFEVVVAITLLGITMAAVGPQMMASIRASGNAKLASQAKGLLQGHLDAMRTLPFRVTPTAGDHRDLLDTYFRNVSAPTTAPSCGTGTPNPPQASWSGYVSASSTARCSYEPAGVPMYRKVFAPGTGDMPPSFAIVLNTSFVSPGTTPLVLTPPAGFDSQVAGKDRPPSSQVGVTATVLYRDHDRWKPVTVYTQIASRTPSETRLKLDAQGTAIEVGSARSNGENITLTGGMLDLSGSLSTTSSARANLTAMTASSSLTGRQSGAALSVSAPYTNIANLNASVGSLGSGCSDPCWTATAITPFVLAADNGLPRAGVNGLAGFLNPVQTVSVDGFSFRAEAPTLPGLEPDRPLVYVNALPTVGSLLPDVLGSLYNCAFSVTAPLSRITGSGYINSTDEQAPSNPLSAEACGGAHASVVRVLPTAQAPDGLIRITARSAARCRVTGVAHTASTEVSYRADVEYWKWTPVLDLFGKPLLGLGVGQYVHAGTITPNTTEDPLAAIPLSTPVSNDHELGDYIESLTGLTKDRVTNVAANHVAEVTIPALVNVQTQPVGGASAPSTAVSMAVGASSCRAEDNR